The Saccopteryx leptura isolate mSacLep1 chromosome 2, mSacLep1_pri_phased_curated, whole genome shotgun sequence genome has a window encoding:
- the LOC136393419 gene encoding histone H3.3A-like, protein MARTKQTARKSTGGKAPRKQLATKAARKSAPSTGGVKKPHRYRPGTVALREIRHYQKSTELLIRKLPFQRLVREIAQDFKTDLRFQSAAIGALQEASEAYLVGLFEDTNLCAIHAKRVTIMPKDIQLARRIRGERA, encoded by the coding sequence ATGGCTCGTACCAAGCAGACTGCCCGCAAATCGACCGGTGGTAAAGCACCGAGGAAGCAACTGGCCACCAAAGCCGCTCGCAAGAGTGCGCCCTCTactggaggggtgaagaaacctCATCGTTACAGGCCTGGTACTGTGGCACTTCGTGAAATTAGACATTATCAGAAATCCACTGAACTTCTGATTCGCAAACTTCCCTTCCAGCGCCTGGTGCGAGAAATTGCTCAGGACTTCAAAACAGATCTGCGCTTCCAGAGTGCAGCCATTGGTGCTTTGCAGGAGGCAAGTGAGGCCTATCTGGTTGGCCTTTTTGAAGACACCAACCTGTGTGCTATCCATGCCAAACGTGTAACAATTATGCCAAAAGACATCCAGCTAGCACGCCGCATACGTGGAGAACGTGCTTAA